A section of the Chryseobacterium ginsenosidimutans genome encodes:
- the porG gene encoding type IX secretion system protein PorG, producing MNRKLLFSFLAALGTVVSVKAQRNELGVRLGMSNLVGDIGRTNYILQKPLDLSKASDWGVPFYGGILYRFNFNPHQTVRLDLGYNQIQFSDKVAKEEYRQNRNAYGKNNVYEASLMFEYNFFPVNNEQKGMLSPYIFGGVGALMFDAPKATMINDFRRDADGVAQAPINELDFTTTAVYTTGKKTTMHIPFGVGLKYKFNYSWAIFAEATFRYTLTDQLDYSKVLSKDVVSTYNGDILSPITGGSLLQTDAYYVVSKEREAAIIGERNIGDLKSKDWMNTVSLGLTYSFGRPPCYCD from the coding sequence ATGAATAGAAAATTATTGTTTAGCTTCCTTGCCGCTCTAGGAACTGTGGTAAGTGTTAAAGCTCAAAGAAACGAACTGGGAGTTCGTCTAGGTATGAGTAACCTAGTTGGGGATATAGGGAGAACGAATTATATTTTACAAAAGCCATTGGATTTAAGTAAAGCGTCGGACTGGGGAGTTCCGTTTTATGGAGGTATTTTATATAGATTTAATTTTAATCCTCATCAGACAGTAAGGTTAGATCTGGGATACAACCAAATTCAGTTCAGCGATAAGGTTGCTAAAGAAGAGTATAGACAAAATAGAAATGCATACGGGAAAAATAATGTTTACGAAGCAAGTTTAATGTTCGAATATAATTTCTTCCCTGTAAATAATGAGCAGAAAGGTATGCTAAGCCCATATATTTTTGGTGGGGTTGGCGCTTTAATGTTTGATGCTCCTAAAGCCACTATGATAAACGACTTTAGAAGAGATGCTGATGGTGTTGCTCAGGCTCCTATCAATGAACTTGACTTTACAACTACAGCCGTATATACGACAGGGAAAAAGACAACCATGCATATTCCTTTTGGAGTAGGTTTAAAATATAAATTTAATTATAGCTGGGCAATCTTCGCAGAAGCTACATTCAGATATACTCTGACCGATCAGCTGGATTACAGCAAGGTTCTGAGCAAAGATGTGGTCTCTACTTACAACGGAGATATTTTAAGCCCTATTACAGGAGGTTCGTTGCTTCAGACAGACGCTTACTATGTCGTGTCTAAAGAAAGAGAAGCAGCGATTATTGGAGAAAGAAATATTGGAGATCTTAAATCTAAGGATTGGATGAATACCGTAAGCTTAGGGCTGACATATTCATTTGGAAGACCTCCATGTTATTGTGATTAA
- a CDS encoding isoprenyl transferase, with protein sequence MSLIKDKIDTENLPKHVAIIMDGNGRWAKSRGKQRTFGHKNAIDAVRNAINACNEIHIPYLTLYTFSSENWSRPVEEVNTLMNLLVETLLLEAEEIFSKGLRMHVIGNLEKLPSLVKDQLLRVVELTKENTKGNLVLAISYGSQNEILNAVKSISEDVKEGKVDVENIDEKLFENYLYTKDFPPVDLLIRTSGETRISNFLLWQIAYAELQFLNVLWPDFTKDIFFQCIVDYQNKERRFGMTGEQIKIQ encoded by the coding sequence ATGTCATTGATAAAAGATAAAATAGATACTGAGAATTTACCAAAACATGTTGCTATCATCATGGATGGTAATGGAAGATGGGCAAAGTCTCGTGGCAAGCAAAGAACTTTTGGTCACAAGAATGCCATTGATGCGGTAAGGAATGCCATTAATGCATGTAATGAAATACATATTCCATACTTAACGCTTTATACCTTTTCTTCGGAAAACTGGAGCCGTCCTGTAGAAGAAGTAAATACTTTAATGAATTTACTTGTAGAAACTTTATTGCTTGAGGCGGAAGAAATTTTCAGTAAAGGGTTAAGAATGCACGTGATCGGGAATCTTGAAAAATTGCCCTCACTTGTAAAAGACCAGCTCCTTCGGGTGGTGGAATTAACAAAAGAAAACACAAAAGGTAATTTGGTATTGGCGATCAGCTATGGTTCGCAAAATGAGATACTGAATGCCGTAAAAAGTATTAGCGAAGACGTAAAGGAAGGTAAAGTGGATGTAGAGAATATTGATGAAAAATTATTCGAAAACTATCTGTATACCAAAGATTTCCCACCCGTTGATTTACTAATCAGAACAAGTGGAGAAACAAGAATCAGTAATTTCCTCCTTTGGCAGATTGCTTATGCAGAACTGCAGTTTTTAAATGTTCTATGGCCGGATTTTACAAAAGATATTTTCTTTCAGTGTATTGTTGATTATCAAAACAAAGAAAGAAGATTCGGGATGACCGGAGAACAAATAAAGATCCAGTAA
- the bamA gene encoding outer membrane protein assembly factor BamA — MKFRLLPIIMFVASAHFYGQVTPQDSTQVSNSVHAENQAGTYTLKDIVVDGVKKYTPAQILRFTGLSKGETVDIPGQKISNAVKKLWDTQSFSEVEVYVQSIEGETIILKFYLQDLKDLGEVKFTGKGIGKSKNEKMAKDNNLKPGTKITQNLVSSLKTNIPKDFVKKGFADAKITIQDKVNAGDPNLVDWTINVDKGKRVKIDHIEFEGNQSVTDRKLRKKAFKETKQKRFGIGGILKSSKFIEDKYQEDKQNLINYYNSMGYRDAAIVSDSVWRNKRNNYEINVKLKEGKQYYIGDITFTGNTVFATDYLQRLLGYKKGEIYDAVGFNKKVGEDGGKEDDSDIKSIYMNNGYLFSNVTPVEKSVNGDKINLEIRINEGEKATWNRVTWEGNTTTHDHVILRALRTKPGNLFAKGDIKRTYFDLAGMSFFDPQQVGQDIQPNQQDNTVDINWKLVEKGSSQVQLQAGYGGNSFIGTLGLTFNNFSLKNFLKFKDFKPVPQGDGQTLSLQAQAGQYFQNYGVSFTEPWLFGTRPTALSVSLNNSRVKYSDAYGTAQKLNIFSASVGLNRLLRWPDDYFSLYTGLQYQKYDFKNYPFQFGDATEYYGSANNLSINLGLSRNSAGIDPIFPTTGSNLDLSVKFTLPYSAFSNKDYSTMSPTEKYKWMEFYKVKFKADVYNEIVGKLVLRSSAEMGFMDGYNKNLGAPPFERFYVGGTGLFGGRYDGRELIPLRGYENASTYGGTSEDITPTGGGTIYNRFTLELRYPISLNQTAKIYALTFAEGGNVWNSWGSYNPFQLKRSVGVGVRVYMGAFGLIGFDFAYGFDKTVTGTEPSGWKTHFLMNQSL, encoded by the coding sequence ATGAAGTTTAGACTATTACCCATCATTATGTTTGTTGCTTCTGCACATTTTTATGGACAGGTAACTCCACAGGACAGCACGCAGGTGAGCAATTCTGTACACGCAGAAAACCAAGCCGGAACATACACATTGAAAGACATCGTTGTAGATGGGGTTAAAAAATATACGCCGGCTCAGATTCTGAGATTTACAGGTTTATCCAAAGGAGAAACTGTAGATATTCCGGGACAGAAAATCAGTAACGCTGTAAAAAAGCTTTGGGACACACAATCCTTTTCGGAGGTCGAAGTGTATGTTCAGAGTATTGAAGGCGAAACGATTATCTTAAAATTTTACTTACAGGATCTGAAAGACCTTGGTGAGGTGAAATTCACAGGTAAAGGGATTGGTAAATCTAAAAATGAGAAGATGGCTAAAGATAACAATCTGAAGCCGGGAACTAAAATTACTCAAAATTTAGTTTCAAGTCTTAAAACAAATATCCCTAAAGATTTTGTTAAAAAAGGATTTGCAGATGCTAAAATCACGATCCAGGATAAAGTAAATGCTGGTGATCCTAATTTGGTTGACTGGACAATAAACGTGGATAAAGGTAAAAGAGTAAAAATCGATCATATTGAATTCGAAGGAAATCAATCTGTTACCGATAGAAAACTTAGAAAAAAAGCCTTTAAAGAAACTAAGCAAAAAAGATTTGGCATCGGCGGAATCCTGAAATCTTCAAAATTCATTGAAGATAAATATCAGGAAGACAAGCAGAATCTTATCAACTACTATAACTCTATGGGATATAGAGATGCTGCAATTGTTTCAGATTCTGTTTGGAGAAACAAAAGAAACAATTACGAAATCAATGTAAAACTTAAAGAAGGTAAGCAATATTACATCGGTGATATTACATTTACCGGGAATACAGTTTTTGCTACAGATTATCTGCAAAGACTTTTAGGGTATAAAAAAGGGGAGATCTATGATGCAGTAGGTTTCAATAAAAAAGTTGGTGAAGACGGAGGTAAGGAAGATGATTCTGATATTAAGTCTATTTATATGAACAACGGTTACCTTTTCTCAAATGTAACACCTGTTGAAAAATCTGTAAACGGAGACAAAATCAATCTTGAAATCCGTATCAACGAAGGAGAAAAAGCAACTTGGAACAGAGTAACTTGGGAAGGAAATACAACCACCCATGACCATGTAATTCTTAGAGCTTTAAGAACGAAACCAGGAAACCTTTTTGCTAAAGGTGATATTAAAAGAACATATTTCGATTTAGCAGGGATGTCATTCTTTGATCCACAGCAGGTAGGTCAGGACATTCAGCCTAATCAGCAGGATAATACAGTTGATATTAATTGGAAATTGGTTGAGAAAGGTTCTTCGCAGGTTCAGTTGCAGGCTGGTTACGGTGGTAACAGTTTCATCGGGACATTGGGATTAACATTCAATAACTTCTCATTGAAAAATTTCCTTAAGTTTAAAGATTTTAAACCTGTTCCTCAAGGTGACGGACAAACGTTGTCTCTTCAGGCTCAGGCAGGACAATATTTCCAAAACTATGGAGTTTCATTTACTGAACCTTGGTTGTTTGGAACAAGACCTACAGCTCTTTCTGTAAGTTTAAACAACTCAAGAGTAAAATATTCTGATGCTTATGGAACAGCTCAAAAATTAAATATTTTCTCCGCTTCAGTTGGTTTAAACAGATTATTGAGATGGCCGGATGATTATTTCTCATTATATACAGGTCTTCAATATCAGAAGTATGACTTCAAAAATTATCCTTTCCAGTTCGGAGATGCTACAGAATATTACGGTTCTGCAAACAACTTAAGTATCAATTTAGGTTTAAGCAGAAACTCGGCAGGTATCGACCCGATTTTCCCGACAACAGGTTCAAATTTAGACCTATCGGTGAAATTCACACTTCCTTATTCAGCGTTTAGTAATAAAGATTACTCTACAATGAGCCCTACGGAAAAATATAAGTGGATGGAATTTTACAAAGTGAAGTTCAAAGCTGATGTTTACAACGAAATTGTTGGAAAATTGGTTTTAAGATCTTCTGCTGAAATGGGATTCATGGATGGATATAACAAAAACTTAGGAGCTCCGCCATTTGAAAGATTCTATGTAGGTGGTACCGGTCTATTTGGAGGTAGATATGATGGTAGAGAATTGATTCCGTTAAGAGGTTATGAGAATGCCTCTACATATGGAGGAACTTCTGAAGATATCACTCCTACAGGGGGAGGTACTATTTATAACAGATTTACGTTAGAATTAAGATACCCGATTTCACTAAATCAAACTGCAAAAATTTATGCATTAACTTTTGCTGAAGGAGGTAACGTATGGAATTCTTGGGGAAGCTATAATCCATTCCAGTTGAAAAGATCAGTAGGTGTTGGTGTAAGAGTTTATATGGGAGCATTTGGTCTTATTGGATTTGACTTTGCTTACGGATTCGACAAAACAGTTACAGGAACTGAGCCTTCTGGATGGAAGACACACTTCTTGATGAACCAATCATTATAA
- a CDS encoding OmpH family outer membrane protein, with protein sequence MKNFRIVFSFILFLLFGLSNAQKVGVVDTDYILNKMPQYKEAEARLNSQIDTWQSELQNLQSEYERKRSAFESEKVLLIGDQLKLREKEVMDLEKNIKTTTSLRFGATGEIKKLRTNLVQPFQDQIWGAIKTMAEKNGVGIVLDNTSNNVLFLQKRFDYSDKVLDILLKDTDKKEKTKTKK encoded by the coding sequence ATGAAAAATTTTAGAATTGTTTTCTCGTTCATATTATTCTTGCTTTTTGGTCTAAGTAATGCCCAAAAAGTGGGGGTTGTAGATACCGATTATATTTTGAATAAAATGCCTCAATATAAAGAAGCAGAAGCAAGGCTAAATTCACAGATTGACACTTGGCAGTCCGAACTTCAGAATTTACAGTCGGAATACGAACGTAAAAGATCTGCTTTTGAAAGTGAGAAAGTACTTTTAATTGGCGATCAGCTGAAGCTTAGAGAAAAAGAAGTAATGGATTTGGAAAAAAATATCAAAACCACTACAAGTTTACGTTTCGGAGCTACCGGTGAAATTAAAAAACTGAGAACAAATCTTGTTCAGCCTTTCCAAGATCAGATCTGGGGTGCAATTAAAACGATGGCTGAAAAGAATGGAGTGGGCATAGTTCTTGATAATACAAGCAACAATGTACTCTTCCTTCAAAAAAGATTTGATTATTCAGACAAAGTATTAGACATCTTATTAAAGGATACCGATAAAAAAGAAAAAACTAAGACCAAAAAATAA
- a CDS encoding OmpH family outer membrane protein yields MKKLSVVFAAVMMVVSVGMAKAQKIATLDVIGVLNAMPEKKKADTDLKAFLDAKQAEIKKKADAGQAKLKLYSEEAPKKSAEENKAREGELAKMQEEIQQMNDKAQKDFVAKQDLAYEPIEKKLNEAVSKVAKANGYDYIMDANSSAFVFKGGPDATPAVKKELGVQ; encoded by the coding sequence ATGAAAAAATTAAGTGTAGTATTTGCAGCGGTAATGATGGTTGTATCGGTAGGTATGGCAAAAGCTCAAAAAATTGCTACTTTAGACGTTATAGGTGTTCTTAATGCAATGCCTGAAAAGAAAAAAGCCGATACTGATCTTAAAGCCTTCTTAGATGCTAAACAAGCTGAAATCAAGAAAAAAGCAGATGCAGGACAAGCAAAATTGAAACTGTATTCTGAAGAAGCGCCTAAGAAATCTGCTGAAGAAAATAAAGCTAGAGAAGGTGAATTAGCAAAAATGCAGGAAGAAATTCAGCAAATGAATGACAAAGCTCAAAAAGATTTTGTTGCTAAGCAAGATCTTGCTTACGAACCGATAGAGAAAAAGTTAAATGAGGCCGTTTCTAAAGTGGCTAAAGCAAACGGATATGACTATATCATGGATGCTAACTCTTCTGCTTTCGTATTCAAAGGTGGTCCTGATGCGACTCCAGCTGTGAAAAAAGAACTAGGTGTTCAATAA
- a CDS encoding acyl-CoA thioesterase: MEKEVSTTVKVRFSDCDPIGHLNNVKYLDYMFNAREDHVETFYGFTYEEYTKLTGCTWIAIQNEIAYLKEVRYNTSVVISSKTIEVQDRTAKVEILMKSLDERTIHAVLWVTIIYFNVKTRKSEVHPEDIKGTFNKFYVDLEQKDFQSRVKFLRSQNAKNS, encoded by the coding sequence ATGGAAAAAGAAGTATCAACCACGGTTAAGGTCAGATTCAGCGACTGCGATCCGATTGGTCATTTAAATAATGTGAAATATCTGGATTACATGTTCAATGCCAGAGAAGATCATGTGGAAACATTTTATGGTTTCACGTATGAAGAATACACAAAGTTGACTGGCTGTACCTGGATTGCGATTCAAAACGAAATTGCATATCTGAAAGAAGTAAGATACAATACCTCGGTTGTGATCAGCAGCAAAACCATCGAAGTTCAGGATAGAACTGCAAAAGTTGAAATACTGATGAAAAGCTTGGATGAAAGAACAATTCATGCAGTTTTGTGGGTGACGATTATTTATTTTAATGTTAAAACAAGAAAATCCGAAGTGCATCCGGAAGATATCAAAGGAACATTCAACAAATTTTATGTAGATTTGGAACAGAAAGACTTCCAGTCAAGAGTTAAATTTTTAAGATCACAAAACGCAAAAAACTCATGA
- the rfbD gene encoding dTDP-4-dehydrorhamnose reductase, with translation MKKILVVGANGQLGNCIRKIAPDFELDYEFIFTDSQTLDITNEDQIKNFFSENKPEFCINASAYTAVDLAEKEKEKAFAVNAEGVANLAQACADFKTILIHVSTDYVFDGETNLCYSEDDFTNPIGVYGESKLKGEEQALEINPNTVILRTSWLYSEFNKNFVKTMLNLFSQKEELGIVADQFGQPTNANDLAEAIMDIIETSQKTFGIFHFSNYPETTWFEFAEKIAEFSKSSVKLNQLTTEQYPTPAKRPKRSTMCLDKIEEIYKIEPKHWENSLEECVNILHNNIL, from the coding sequence ATGAAAAAAATACTAGTGGTAGGGGCAAACGGCCAATTAGGAAACTGTATCAGAAAAATTGCTCCCGATTTTGAACTGGATTACGAATTTATTTTTACAGATTCTCAAACCTTAGATATTACAAATGAAGATCAGATAAAAAATTTCTTTTCTGAAAACAAACCGGAGTTTTGTATCAACGCATCAGCTTATACTGCGGTAGACCTTGCTGAGAAAGAGAAGGAAAAGGCATTTGCTGTAAATGCTGAAGGTGTTGCTAATCTTGCGCAGGCTTGTGCAGATTTTAAAACAATTTTAATTCATGTTTCTACAGATTATGTTTTTGATGGTGAAACCAATTTGTGTTATTCAGAAGATGATTTTACAAACCCGATCGGAGTTTATGGAGAATCAAAATTGAAAGGGGAAGAACAGGCTTTAGAAATAAATCCCAATACAGTTATTCTGAGAACTTCTTGGTTGTATTCTGAGTTCAATAAAAATTTTGTGAAAACAATGTTGAATCTTTTCTCGCAAAAAGAAGAATTAGGAATTGTTGCCGATCAATTCGGACAGCCGACCAATGCAAATGATCTTGCTGAAGCAATCATGGATATTATTGAAACATCACAAAAAACTTTCGGCATTTTCCACTTTTCAAATTATCCCGAAACAACATGGTTTGAATTTGCGGAAAAAATCGCTGAGTTTTCAAAATCTTCAGTTAAATTAAATCAATTAACAACCGAACAATATCCAACTCCGGCAAAAAGACCGAAAAGAAGTACAATGTGTCTCGATAAAATTGAAGAAATTTATAAAATAGAACCCAAACACTGGGAAAACAGTCTTGAAGAATGTGTAAATATTCTACACAATAATATATTATAG